The following are from one region of the Capsicum annuum cultivar UCD-10X-F1 chromosome 1, UCD10Xv1.1, whole genome shotgun sequence genome:
- the LOC107874835 gene encoding uncharacterized protein LOC107874835, which translates to MAALAPGILLKLLNGMKSGVKPTSEHRSSLLQVTDIVPADLDEKNLWPKHGFFIKVSDSSHSIYVSLPFEQDDLVLSNKMQLGQFIYVDRLEPGSPVPVVKGAKPLPGRHPLVGTPEPLMGLREKGPRRGSWGMSQNGGEVVVAAASSPQVLKPVPIDFDQCTPIKDKSSGVKFARIIPMSPVIRGKFSKDGGGASGGGMAIRSSAGGTLLLSKLMEAKGESPSIVRKSCAATPTMMKFPRSRSVTDRDREQRIVNSPLNSITQEKKSSTPPPSLRGARMAASPTVGRDSQRLPNSKKSSQEQQQSQPIDASPHDNTSLAVNLPGKLSMLGKEAVQQRENAQKIALQALRDASATENLVRSLKMFSNLSRAAKLDAPATCFDQFLEFHEQLVQAVAEMVSIQAATASNETLQTPNAEPENGCGAPILYEIVQNSLEESRDSESNASKRRAALYKSIAVFPERSDQKSILGKHLRSTSKAIKGASNININENDENKKPVASSSSTSSSISNTIKLGKQIESESGSWFMDFLEKALEKGLKKAKGKKESDSSGKVPQSLLLKVINWVEVEQFDSNKRPIHPKAGQIARKLRIKVKNP; encoded by the exons ATGGCAGCATTAGCACCAGGGATATTGTTGAAGTTACTGAATGGAATGAAATCAGGTGTAAAGCCTACAAGTGAACATAGGAGTTCACTTTTGCAAGTTACTGATATTGTTCCTGCTGATCTTGATGAGAAGAATTTATGGCCAAAACATGGATTTTTCATCAAAGTTTCGGATTCTTCGCATTCGATTTATGTAAGTTTACCATTTGAGCAAGATGATTTGGTTTTAAGTAATAAGATGCAGCTAGGACAGTTCATTTATGTGGATAGATTAGAGCCCGGTTCGCCTGTTCCTGTTGTTAAAGGCGCTAAGCCTCTCCCTGGAAGGCATCCACTTGTTGGAACTCCGGAACCATTGATGGGGTTGAGAGAAAAAGGTCCAAGAAGGGGTTCTTGGGGTATGAGCCAAAATGGTGGAGaagttgttgttgctgctgcatCATCACCTCAAGTGTTGAAGCCAGTTCCTATTGATTTCGATCAATGTACACCGATAAAAGACAAGTCTAGTGGTGTTAAATTTGCGCGGATTATTCCAATGTCACCTGTTATTCGGGGAAAATTTTCCAAAGATGGTGGAGGAGCTAGTGGTGGGGGGATGGCAATAAGGTCGTCAGCTGGTGGCACATTGTTGTTGTCTAAATTGATGGAGGCTAAAGGGGAAAGTCCTTCTATAGTCAGAAAAAGTTGTGCTGCTACCCCTACCATGATGAAGTTTCCTAGGAGCAGAAGCGTAACAGATCGCGATCGAGAACAAAGAATTGTCAATTCACCTTTGAACTCAATT actcaagaaaagaaaagttcaaCTCCACCACCAAGTTTAAGGGGTGCAAGAATGGCAGCTTCTCCAACAGTAGGCAGAGATTCTCAACGACTTCCCAATTCGAAAAAGTCATCTCAAGAACAGCAACAATCTCAGCCTATTGATGCATCACCTCATGACAACACCAGCCTTGCTGTAAATTTGCCTGGAAAACTCAGTATGTTGGGAAAG GAAGCTGTACAGCAAAGGGAAAATGCACAGAAAATTGCTCTTCAAGCACTAAGGGATGCATCAGCTACGGAAAATCTTGTCCGGTCTCTAAA GATGTTTTCGAACTTGAGTAGAGCTGCAAAACTGGATGCACCAGCAACCTGTTTTGATCAATTTCTTGAGTTTCATGAACAACTTGTGCAAGCTGTGGCAGAAATGGTATCAATTCAAGCGGCAACAGCTTCAAACGAAACATTACAAACTCCAAATGCTGAACCAGAGAATGGCTGCGGCGCCCCTATTCTATACGAAATAGTGCAGAATTCACTGGAAGAATCACGAGACAGTGAATCAAATGCATCGAAGCGGAGAGCTGCACTATACAAATCCATTGCAGTCTTCCCTGAAAGGAGTGATCAAAAGTCAATTCTTGGAAAGCATTTGAGATCAACATCAAAGGCAATAAAAGGAGCATCAAATATTAACATAAATGAGAATGATGAGAACAAGAAACCGGtggcttcttcttcttcgacAAGCAGCAGCATTTCCAACACAATCAAATTGGGAAAGCAGATTGAGAGTGAATCAGGAAGTTGGTTTATGGATTTTCTTGAAAAGGCGCTGGAGAAAGGGCTGAAAAAGGCTAAAGGGAAAAAAGAATCAGATTCTTCTGGCAAGGTCCCTCAATCTCTCTTGCTTAAAGTGATCAACTGGGTAGAGGTGGAACAATTTGATTCGAATAAACGTCCTATTCATCCTAAAGCAGGACAAATTGCAAGAAAGTTGAGGATCAAGGTGAAGAATCCGTGA